A single window of Sphaerodactylus townsendi isolate TG3544 linkage group LG03, MPM_Stown_v2.3, whole genome shotgun sequence DNA harbors:
- the LOC125430167 gene encoding zinc finger protein RFP-like isoform X2, with product MDATPFFANLKKEASCPVCLGYFQDPVSTPCGHNFCRACIAQCWEEVEGDASYSCPECGENNPLRNSSDNQHLARIAETVQCWHREAAGVQDREEQRLCEKHQELLRIFCKDDKIQICLLCEISREHRHHTVIPVEEAAQDYKFQMELKTLRQRRDKLQTLKIDEERRSRQFLERLGNEGKRVVSEFKLLHQFLGDQEQLLLAKMEQLENELIKEKKAITFKLSEEISNLSDLISEIEEKCSHPANEFLQDLTNILNRCEHQKIQQPMEHHLDLEKRLNAFSEESMNLEEIRKKFKDALPSELKSPSLLKHALGTPKGRRRLFDLPFAEVAKRTGRRVNVTLDPDTANPFLILSADQKSVRLGDIWQDVSDSPERFDTYPCVLGCEGFISGRHYWEVEVGSGRYWAVGFAKESVRRKGEIIPSPEEQIWALQQYGDYFEALTYPVTTLSLNSWPRRIQVFLDYEEDQVAFFDADTAALIYVFSSATFGQERFLPWLWVWPGTELRLYQ from the exons ATGGATGCAACCCCCTTCTTCGCCAACCTCAAGAAGGAAGCTTCGTGCCCCGTTTGCCTAGGCTACTTCCAAGACCCTGTATCCACACCCTGCGGGCACAATTTCTGCCGAGCCTGCATTgcacagtgctgggaggaagTGGAGGGAGATGCGTCTTACTCTTGCCCTGAGTGCGGGGAAAACAACCCGCTAAGAAACTCCTCGGACAACCAGCATCTGGCACGAATTGCCGAAACAGTCCAGTGTTGGCACCGAGAAGCAGCCGGGGTGCAAGACCGGGAAGAGCAGCGACTGTGCGAAAAGCACCAGGAACTCCTGAGGATTTTCTGCAAAGATGATAAAATCCAGATCTGCCTGTTGTGTGAAATCTCCCGGGAACATCGGCATCACACCGTGATCCCTGTTGAGGAGGCTGCCCAGGATTATAAG TTTCAGATGGAACTGAAGACCTTGAGGCAAAGGAGAGACAAACTCCAGACCCTGAAGATAGATGAAGAGAGAAGAAGCAGGCAATTTCTA GAAAGGTTGGGCAATGAAGGGAAGAGGGTCGTGTCTGAATTCAAGCTGCTGCATCAGTTTCTGGGGGATCAAGAACAACTTCTGCTTGCCAAGATGGAACAACTAGAGAATGAGCTGATAAAGGAGAAAAAGGCCATCACTTTCAAACTGTCGGAAGAGATTTCAAATCTCAGTGACCTCATCAGTGAGATAGAAGAGAAGTGTAGCCATCCAGCAAATGAATTTCTGCAG GATCTCACAAACATCTTAAACAG GTGTGAACATCAGAAGATCCAGCAGCCAATGGAGCATCATCTCGATCTAGAAAAAAGGCTGAATGCATTTTCTGAGGAAAGCATGAATCTAGaagaaatcagaaagaaattCAAAG ACGCTCTGCCGTCTGAACTGAAAAGCCCATCCTTGTTAAAACATGCACTGGGGACCCCAAAAGGGAGGCGAAGATTGTTTGACCTGCCCTTTGCTGAGGTTGCAAAAAGAACAGGCAGAAGAG TGAATGTGACTCTGGACCCAGATACTGCAAACCCATTCCTCATCCTCTCTGCCGACCAGAAGAGCGTGCGACTGGGAGATATATGGCAGGATGTATCTGACAGTCCCGAGAGATTTGATACTTATCCATGCGTGTTGGGCTGTGAGGGATTCATATCAGGGAGACACTACTGGGAAGTTGAAGTGGGGAGTGGGAGATACTGGGCTGTGGGCTTCGCCAAAGAATCTGTGAGGCGAAAAGGAGAAATCATCCCTAGCCCTGAGGAGCAGATCTGGGCACTACAACAGTATGGAGATTACTTTGAGGCTCTGACTTACCCTGTGACCACCCTGTCCCTGAACAGCTGGCCCCGGAGGATCCAGGTTTTTCTGGACTATGAAGAGGATCAGGTGGCCTTTTTTGATGCCGATACAGCAGCTTTGATCTATGTTTTTTCATCTGCTACTTTTGGTCAGGAGAGATTCCTCCCTTGGCTCTGGGTATGGCCAGGAACAGAGCTGAGACTTTACCAGTGA
- the LOC125430167 gene encoding zinc finger protein RFP-like isoform X1, which produces MDATPFFANLKKEASCPVCLGYFQDPVSTPCGHNFCRACIAQCWEEVEGDASYSCPECGENNPLRNSSDNQHLARIAETVQCWHREAAGVQDREEQRLCEKHQELLRIFCKDDKIQICLLCEISREHRHHTVIPVEEAAQDYKYQFQMELKTLRQRRDKLQTLKIDEERRSRQFLERLGNEGKRVVSEFKLLHQFLGDQEQLLLAKMEQLENELIKEKKAITFKLSEEISNLSDLISEIEEKCSHPANEFLQDLTNILNRCEHQKIQQPMEHHLDLEKRLNAFSEESMNLEEIRKKFKDALPSELKSPSLLKHALGTPKGRRRLFDLPFAEVAKRTGRRVNVTLDPDTANPFLILSADQKSVRLGDIWQDVSDSPERFDTYPCVLGCEGFISGRHYWEVEVGSGRYWAVGFAKESVRRKGEIIPSPEEQIWALQQYGDYFEALTYPVTTLSLNSWPRRIQVFLDYEEDQVAFFDADTAALIYVFSSATFGQERFLPWLWVWPGTELRLYQ; this is translated from the exons ATGGATGCAACCCCCTTCTTCGCCAACCTCAAGAAGGAAGCTTCGTGCCCCGTTTGCCTAGGCTACTTCCAAGACCCTGTATCCACACCCTGCGGGCACAATTTCTGCCGAGCCTGCATTgcacagtgctgggaggaagTGGAGGGAGATGCGTCTTACTCTTGCCCTGAGTGCGGGGAAAACAACCCGCTAAGAAACTCCTCGGACAACCAGCATCTGGCACGAATTGCCGAAACAGTCCAGTGTTGGCACCGAGAAGCAGCCGGGGTGCAAGACCGGGAAGAGCAGCGACTGTGCGAAAAGCACCAGGAACTCCTGAGGATTTTCTGCAAAGATGATAAAATCCAGATCTGCCTGTTGTGTGAAATCTCCCGGGAACATCGGCATCACACCGTGATCCCTGTTGAGGAGGCTGCCCAGGATTATAAG tACCAGTTTCAGATGGAACTGAAGACCTTGAGGCAAAGGAGAGACAAACTCCAGACCCTGAAGATAGATGAAGAGAGAAGAAGCAGGCAATTTCTA GAAAGGTTGGGCAATGAAGGGAAGAGGGTCGTGTCTGAATTCAAGCTGCTGCATCAGTTTCTGGGGGATCAAGAACAACTTCTGCTTGCCAAGATGGAACAACTAGAGAATGAGCTGATAAAGGAGAAAAAGGCCATCACTTTCAAACTGTCGGAAGAGATTTCAAATCTCAGTGACCTCATCAGTGAGATAGAAGAGAAGTGTAGCCATCCAGCAAATGAATTTCTGCAG GATCTCACAAACATCTTAAACAG GTGTGAACATCAGAAGATCCAGCAGCCAATGGAGCATCATCTCGATCTAGAAAAAAGGCTGAATGCATTTTCTGAGGAAAGCATGAATCTAGaagaaatcagaaagaaattCAAAG ACGCTCTGCCGTCTGAACTGAAAAGCCCATCCTTGTTAAAACATGCACTGGGGACCCCAAAAGGGAGGCGAAGATTGTTTGACCTGCCCTTTGCTGAGGTTGCAAAAAGAACAGGCAGAAGAG TGAATGTGACTCTGGACCCAGATACTGCAAACCCATTCCTCATCCTCTCTGCCGACCAGAAGAGCGTGCGACTGGGAGATATATGGCAGGATGTATCTGACAGTCCCGAGAGATTTGATACTTATCCATGCGTGTTGGGCTGTGAGGGATTCATATCAGGGAGACACTACTGGGAAGTTGAAGTGGGGAGTGGGAGATACTGGGCTGTGGGCTTCGCCAAAGAATCTGTGAGGCGAAAAGGAGAAATCATCCCTAGCCCTGAGGAGCAGATCTGGGCACTACAACAGTATGGAGATTACTTTGAGGCTCTGACTTACCCTGTGACCACCCTGTCCCTGAACAGCTGGCCCCGGAGGATCCAGGTTTTTCTGGACTATGAAGAGGATCAGGTGGCCTTTTTTGATGCCGATACAGCAGCTTTGATCTATGTTTTTTCATCTGCTACTTTTGGTCAGGAGAGATTCCTCCCTTGGCTCTGGGTATGGCCAGGAACAGAGCTGAGACTTTACCAGTGA
- the LOC125430173 gene encoding E3 ubiquitin-protein ligase TRIM39-like — MESPVESLHKEATCSICLEYFQDPVSIPCGHSFCRSCITLCWKERNTNFSCPQCRETALQRNFRPNRELGNVVEITKRLNRQALKGAGGEKMCEKHQEALKLFCSEEKNLVCYICRESRAHRSHTVFPIEEAAQDYKKEIYSRLQSMKEEREKLLGLKLTGDLRHQEYLKQTESERQKVTSQFEQLHYFLEEQKRLLLAHLSGLEREITRHQKEHEGAFAEEIGSLSALISEVEEKCGQPDSEFLWDIKNTMRRFDKKQFQAPEEKSVKVEKGLREFSERNVALAEILNNFKDTLPSEMGTEWVNVTLDPDTANPQVIISKDRKSARWDVTRTDVTPSTKRFKSSCCVLASEGFTSGRHYWEVNVEDGGIWVVGVARGSVGRKMELKLTPEEGIWALQGDFGQYHALTIPVTPLSLSYTPRKIRVFLDYERGQVAFLNADTKDSVFTFASISFAGEVIFPFFKVLLSQLTLDG, encoded by the exons ATGGAGAGTCCTGTGGAAAGCCTCCACAAAGAAGCCACTTGCTCCATCTGCCTGGAGTATTTCCAAGATCCCGTTTCTATCCCCTGTGGGCACAGCTTCTGCCGGAGCTGCATCACCTTGTGCTGGAAAGAACGGAACACCAATTTCTCCTGTCCTCAATGCAGGGAGACTGCCCTGCAGAGAAATTTCAGGCCCAACCGGGAGCTGGGCAATGTGGTGGAAATCACCAAGCGGCTGAATCGTCAAGCCTTGAAAGGGGCAGGAGGGGAAAAGATGTGCGAGAAGCATCAGGAGGCTCTGAAGCTGTTTTGCAGTGAGGAGAAGAACCTCGTCTGTTATATCTGCAGGGAGTCCCGAGCACACAGAAGCCACACTGTGTTTCCCATTGAGGAAGCTGCCCAGGATTATAAG AAGGAAATCTACAGCCGACTCCAGAGtatgaaagaagagagagagaaacttctgGGATTAAAACTCACTGGAGATCTTAGACATCAAGAGTATCTG AAGCAAACAGAATCTGAGAGGCAGAAAGTCACCTCCCAGTTTGAGCAGCTGCACTACTTCCTGGAAGAACAGAAGAGGCTCCTGCTGGCTCACCTGAGTGGACTGGAGAGGGAGATCACTCGGCATCAGAAGGAACACGAAGGGGCGTTTGCAGAGGAAATTGGCTCTCTCAGCGCCCTGATCAGTGAAGTAGAAGAAAAGTGTGGACAGCCAGACAGTGAATTCCTGTGG GATATTAAAAACACCATGCGCAG GTTTGATAAGAAGCAATTTCAGGCACCCGAGGAAAAGTCAGTTAAGGTGGAAAAGGGATTACGTGAATTCTCTGAGAGGAACGTTGCTCTTGCAGAAATCCTGAACAACTTCAAAG ACACTCTGCCGTCAGAAATGGGAACAGAATGGG tcAATGTAACCTTGGATCCAGACACAGCAAACCCCCAAGTTATAATTTCTAAGGACCGAAAAAGCGCCAGATGGGATGTCACCAGGACCGATGTCACGCCTAGCACAAAGCGATTTAAGTCCTCTTGCTGCGTGCTGGCTTCGGAAGGTTTCACATCTGGAAGACATTACTGGGAAGTCAACGTGGAAGACGGAGGCATCTGGGTCGTAGGGGTAGCCAGAGGATCtgtggggagaaagatggagcTGAAGTTGACCCCAGAGGAAGGGATCTGGGCCTTGCAAGGAGATTTTGGTCAATATCATGCTCTCACCATCCCCGTGACCCCCTTGTCTCTCAGCTACACCCCCAGGAAGATCCGAGTGTTTCTTGACTACGAGAGAGGGCAGGTGGCCTTTCTAAATGCTGACACAAAGGATTCAGTCTTTACTTTTGCATCAATTTCATTTGCTGGAGAGGTGATCTTCCCCTTTTTTAAAGTGCTGCTTTCCCAGCTGACGCTCGATGGCTGA